The following are from one region of the Brassica oleracea var. oleracea cultivar TO1000 unplaced genomic scaffold, BOL UnpScaffold02222, whole genome shotgun sequence genome:
- the LOC106321631 gene encoding uncharacterized protein LOC106321631 — MRHHLIEGLKDQYMTIENPLDLWNALKHRYDHQKMVLLPKARHDWMHLIFMDFKSVDEYNSALFKIVSILRLCGEEVSDVMMLEKTYTTFNQSNSVLQQQYRTKGFATYTDLMSCLLLAEANNELLMKNSGARPAGTAPLPEAHDIEKKDPKEIKKLTTPKTTGNHTVKAVVGTEGVDVTTIMVEIATQPAEGETTITVVVVPITVGAEGVMAVDENCRTPKHLCELYQESIKNKNPEANMIQENGHDDKGYGYDADDETDSDNKDDQMDFETSDCLKD; from the exons atgcgccatcatctcatTGAAGGTCTTAAGGATCAGTACATGACGATTGAGAATCCATTGGATCTTTGGAATGCTTTAAAGCacagatatgatcaccaaaagaTGGTGTTGCTTCCAAAGGCAAGGCACGATTGGATGCATCTCATATTCATGGACTTTAAGTCCGTGGACGAATACAACTCGGCCTTGTTCAAAATCGTCTCAATACTAAGACTGTGTGGTGAAGAAGTGTCTGATGTTATGATGCTTGAAAAGACCTATACGACTTTCAATCAGTCGAATTCTGTGTTGCAACAGCAATATAGAACAAAAGGCTTTGCCACATATACTGACCTGATGTCCTGTCTACTCTTggccgaggcaaacaatgagctTCTCATGAAGAATAGTGGAGCTAGACCGGCCGGGACAGCACCATTACCCGAAGCCCATGACattgaaaagaaagatcccaaagaaataaagaaacttACTACGCCCAAGACAACAGGAAACCATACGGTCAAGGCCGTGGTGGGTACAGAGGGCGTAGACGTCACAACCATAATGGTCGAGATAGCTACTCAACCGGCCGAAggggaaaccacaataaccgtggtcgtggttccaattaCGGTCGGGGCCGAGGGAGTTATGGCCGTGGACGAG AACTGCAGAACTCCAAAGCACTTGTGCgaactctatcaagagagtatcaagaacaagaacccggaggcAAACATGATCCAAGAGAACGGTCATGATGACAAAGGATATgggtatgatgctg